CATCACCGGTGCGGCGGCGCGGCAGATGGCGAAGGCGGCGTGCACGTTCAGGCCCATCACCCGGTCGTAATCGTCGTCGGTGGCCTGCTCCAGCGGGCGGCGGCCAAACATGTCGCCCGCGTTGTTGACCAGCACGTCCAGCCCGCCAAAAACGGCCACGGTTTTGTCAACCAGCGGCTGGGCCACGGTGCGGTCTTGCAAGTCGCCGCCCAGGGTGATGGCCGTGCCCCCGGCGGCGCGGATGGCGGCGGCCACCGATTCGGCGCCGTCCTGGTTGCGGGAATAGTGCACCGCCACCTGCGCGCCCCGGGCGCCAAAGGCCAGCGCCACCGCTGCGCCAATGCCGGAGCCGCCGCCGGTGACCAGCACGCTGCGGCCGGTGAATTGCAGGGAGGGGGGAAATTCGCTCATGCCAAGGTCTCCAGTTTTTGGTGTGCGGTTTTGCGCAGACCCTCGACCAGGGTCATGGCGTATTCGGTGGCGTCCACCATGCTGTCGGCGCTGGCGATGCCCTTGCCTGCGATATCAAACGCCGTGCCGTGGTCTACCGAGGTGCGCAGAATCGGCAGGCCCAGGGTGATGTTCACGCCGCTCACCGCGTTCCACGCGCCGGTGGCGGGGTCGATGGAAAAGCCCAGCAGCTTCACCGGAATGTGGCCCTGGTCGTGGAACATGGCCACCACCGCGTCGAACTGGCCCGCGCGCAGCTTGATGAACACCGTGTCGCCCGCCCACGGCCCGGTCACCAGCTGGCCTGCGGCGGCGTATTCGGCCACGATGGGGGCGATGATTTCGCCGTCTTCCTTGCCCAGGATGCCGCCTTCACCGGCGTGCGGGTTCAGCCCGGCTACGGCGATGCGCGGCTGGGGAATGCCGAGGGCACGCAGCGCGTCCAGCGTCACGTCCAGCACGCGGCGCAGGCGCACCGGGGTCAGGCGCTTGGGCACTTCGGACAAGGGGCAGTGGGTGGACACGTGGCTTACGCGCATGCCGCCGTGGGCCAGCATCATCACGCCGTCGCGCATGCCGGTCAGGTGGGCCAGCATCTCGGTGTGGCCCTCGAACGGGTAGCCCGCCAGGTGCAGCGCCTCCTTGCACAGTGGCGCGGTCACGATGGCGTCGATCTGTCCGGCCTGCGTCATCTGCACCGCGCGCTCCACCGCCAGGTACGACCATTTGCCAGCGGCGGCAGACACCTCGCCCACCGGCATGGGGCCGTCCACCGGGCCCACGTCCACCATGTTCAGCGGCGCGGCATCCAGACCCAAAAGCTGGCTGGCGCGGGCCAGCGATGCCGCGCAGCCAAACACGGTGAGTTCGATGCGGCCCTGCTGCACCAGCTCGCGCATCTGGTGGGCGGCCTTGACGATGATCTCCGGGCCAATGCCCGCAGGGTCGCCCATGGTGAGGGCGAGGCGAATGGGTGTACTCATGGGGAAATTTCCTTTGCGGTCAACGTAGCCAGTAGGGCGGATAGATCGTCCGGCGCGCCAAACGCCCCGGAGCGGGAATAACAGGCCACGCCGTGCCACGGCCCGCCCAGCAAAGTCGCCCGGCCCCAGCCGCTGCGCGGGCTGGCGCAGGCCTGCAGGCTGTGCACGCCCGCCGCCTGGCACAGCGCCAGCAGGGTGTCACCGCCCACCACCACCAGGTTGTCGGGGCGGGGCAGGGTGTGCACCAGGGTCTGGGCGCGTTGCTGTAACAGCAATCGGGCCTCGGCGACGGGTAGCGGCTGGGGGTGGGACAGGTCGTGAAGATCGATGGAGCCCAGTTGGCCCCGCACCACCGGGTGGCGGCTGGCGGTGATGGTGTGGGTCAGGCCCGGCGTGGGCGGTGCTGCGTGGCGCGGCGCGTGCTGTCCCTGCCGCGCCAGCGCCCAGGCCAGCCCGGCGCTGCCACACCAGAGCCAGCGCGGGGCGGCGTGGCTTGCCAGCCGGTCCAGGTCGGCATCGCTCAGCACGTCGGGCACCAGCACGCCGCCTTGCGCATCGGGCACGTCACCGCTGCGGACCGTGAGGCCCACGGCGGCAAATGCGGCCCGCAGGTCGATGGCATCCGGGCCCACGTGGTGCTGGCCGCCCTGCGTCAGCCGCCCCTGCGCCGGGTAGGCCGGGGCAAACACCACACCGTCAAAACCGCCGTGGCGCAGCAGCCAGGCGACTTCGGCAAAGGTATTGCCGCGCAGCAGGCTGTCGATCTTTTTAAATGCTTGTGTGCCTGGCGCGGTGAACCAGGGCAGGCAGGCCTGCAGCACGCCGGGCAGGGCGGTGGAGGGCATGTCTCGGCTGCCGGTGGCCCAGGCCTGGACGGGCGCTGGGGAATCTGGCGCTTGCAGAAACACCGGCACCTGCTGCGCGCCGGTGAACGCGGCGGCGGAATCCAGCGCGCCGGTCAGGTCATCGGCCAGGATGCGCCAGGCTTGCGGCTGGCTCATGCCACCGACACCTGCGTCACCTGCAGCCCGGCTTTGCCCAGCGCATCCAGCTCTGCGGCGGGAATGCCGCTGTCGGTGATCACCGCGTCGAATTCCGCCAGCGTGCAGATGGTCATGAAGGCGCGGGGGCGGAACTTGGACGCGTCCACCAGCAGTCGCTTGGTGTGGGCGGCCTGCATCAGCGCGCGCTTGACGGCGGCGACTTCGGGGTCGGTCTCGGACAGCACGCCGTCGGTCACGGCATGTGCGCCCATCAGCAGCACGTCGGCGCGGATGTGGCGGGCACCGGTCAGCACCTCGTCGCCCATCAGGGTGTTGCTGCCAGCGCGCAGCATGCCGCCCAGCACGTGCACGCGGATCTGCGGGCTGCTGCCCAGCAGCTGGGCGATGGCCAGGTCGTTGGTTACGGCCACCAGCGGGATGCGCCGCTCCAGCACGGCCCGGGCGACTTCCATGACGGTGCTGCCGCTGTCAAAGACCACGCTCTGGCCGGGCTGCAGCTCGGCGGCGGCGGCATAGCCGATGGCGCGTTTTTCCCGTGGCGACAGCTCTGCCGCGGCCACCGGGTCGGGCTCGAAGGTGCTGTAGTGCTGCTGGCGCAACAGCGCACCGCCGTGGGTGCGGTCGAGCACGCCGTCGGCCTCCAGCACGTCCAGGTCGCGGCG
This sequence is a window from Rhodoferax sp. WC2427. Protein-coding genes within it:
- a CDS encoding SDR family NAD(P)-dependent oxidoreductase codes for the protein MSEFPPSLQFTGRSVLVTGGGSGIGAAVALAFGARGAQVAVHYSRNQDGAESVAAAIRAAGGTAITLGGDLQDRTVAQPLVDKTVAVFGGLDVLVNNAGDMFGRRPLEQATDDDYDRVMGLNVHAAFAICRAAAPVMRAAGRGSMVNTTSIAARTGGGDGVGLYGAAKAFVSTMTRVFAREMAPFGVRVNGVAPGVILTDFHTRNSSPEQLEGARKSIPMGRTGTPADCVGAYLFLADETLSGYITGQIIEVNGGQLMP
- the pdxA gene encoding 4-hydroxythreonine-4-phosphate dehydrogenase PdxA; its protein translation is MSTPIRLALTMGDPAGIGPEIIVKAAHQMRELVQQGRIELTVFGCAASLARASQLLGLDAAPLNMVDVGPVDGPMPVGEVSAAAGKWSYLAVERAVQMTQAGQIDAIVTAPLCKEALHLAGYPFEGHTEMLAHLTGMRDGVMMLAHGGMRVSHVSTHCPLSEVPKRLTPVRLRRVLDVTLDALRALGIPQPRIAVAGLNPHAGEGGILGKEDGEIIAPIVAEYAAAGQLVTGPWAGDTVFIKLRAGQFDAVVAMFHDQGHIPVKLLGFSIDPATGAWNAVSGVNITLGLPILRTSVDHGTAFDIAGKGIASADSMVDATEYAMTLVEGLRKTAHQKLETLA
- a CDS encoding four-carbon acid sugar kinase family protein, coding for MSQPQAWRILADDLTGALDSAAAFTGAQQVPVFLQAPDSPAPVQAWATGSRDMPSTALPGVLQACLPWFTAPGTQAFKKIDSLLRGNTFAEVAWLLRHGGFDGVVFAPAYPAQGRLTQGGQHHVGPDAIDLRAAFAAVGLTVRSGDVPDAQGGVLVPDVLSDADLDRLASHAAPRWLWCGSAGLAWALARQGQHAPRHAAPPTPGLTHTITASRHPVVRGQLGSIDLHDLSHPQPLPVAEARLLLQQRAQTLVHTLPRPDNLVVVGGDTLLALCQAAGVHSLQACASPRSGWGRATLLGGPWHGVACYSRSGAFGAPDDLSALLATLTAKEISP
- a CDS encoding DeoR/GlpR family DNA-binding transcription regulator — encoded protein: MTSPQPLAIVTLLPSQRRDRIVDFLRRHGAVTLQQLAQALDASVSTLRRDLDVLEADGVLDRTHGGALLRQQHYSTFEPDPVAAAELSPREKRAIGYAAAAELQPGQSVVFDSGSTVMEVARAVLERRIPLVAVTNDLAIAQLLGSSPQIRVHVLGGMLRAGSNTLMGDEVLTGARHIRADVLLMGAHAVTDGVLSETDPEVAAVKRALMQAAHTKRLLVDASKFRPRAFMTICTLAEFDAVITDSGIPAAELDALGKAGLQVTQVSVA